Sequence from the Qipengyuania gaetbuli genome:
GCATCTTCACCTGGGCCCTGCTCGCTGTCTACGGCGTGCCCATGGCTGCACTGCTGGGCCTGCTGACCGGCCTGCTTGCCTTCATCCCGAATATCGGAGCGATCATCTCGGGCGTGCTGATGGTGCTGGTCGGGTTCTCCGGCGGGGTCGATATGGGACTCTACACGATCTTCGTCTATTTCCTCGTCCAGAACTTCGACGGCTACATCCTCGTGCCCATGATCGCGAAGAAGACGGTGGACCTGGCACCCGGGCTCGTCCTTTCCGCGCAGCTGATTTTTGGCGTCCTGTTCGGCATCCTCGGCCTCGCGCTGGCCGACCCGATGCTTGCCATGATCAAGGTCGCGCTGGAACGCCGGTCCGCGCGGCTCGATGCAGAAGGCGAGTCAGAACCACAGAAGGCGACGGCCTGAGATGGCGCGCAAGTTTCTCTACCTCATCGCCATCATCATCACCGTGATCGTCGTCGGCGCGATCGGCCTTGCGATCTATGGCCGCGAACTGACCGACATGGCCTTCGTCCCGCGCGGCGAATTCGTCGAGCAGGAGGCCTTGGCTGCCAACGCCTATGAAGACCCGGCCATGTGGTATTCGCGTCCCGGCATCGGGACCGACGATCCGGCCCGCTACCAGCCCGCAGTGGCAGAGACGCCGCCCGATCCAGCAACCCGCACCCCCTCGCCCGAAGCGCCCGCCGCCGAGCAAAGCGTGGGCAGCCCAGACTTCCTCGAGACGGTCGGTTCGCGGCGCGGCGACCCAGCACGTACGGGCGAGGTGCCGGGCTTCGCAGTCTTCTTCGTGCCGCCGACCAGCTACACCAAGGGCGCGCTGGGTGACTGGAATGCGCCGCTGGACGATCCGGAAACCGATACGCTGGCCCGCACATTCCTGCGCGGACTGGCCAGTCCCTTCAACCGCGCCGATGAAATCTGGGCGCCGAAGTACCGGCAGGCATCGGTCGGCGCCTTCCTCAGCGAAAAGCCCGATGCGGAGATGGCGATCGACGCCGCCTATGCCGACGTGGCGCAGGCCTTCGACTATTTTCTCGAAAGCGTGGGCGACGACAAACCCATTGTCCTTGCCGGCCACAGCCAGGGCTCGGTGCATGTGCTGCGCCTGCTGCGCGAAAAACTCGCTGGTACTCCGGCAGAGAAGCGCATCGCGGCCGTCTACGCTCCGGGTTGGCCCATCTCGGTCGAACACGACCTGCCCGCCCTCCCCATTCCCGCCTGCGCGGCGCCGGGACAGGCGGGTTGCCTGATTTCCTTCGCCAGCTTCGCCGATGATGGCGATCCCGGCCAATTGCTGCAGCGCTACAGTTCCCTGCCCGGCCTCGATGGCGAGCCGCGCGGCCCCGAAGACCCGATCCTGTGCGTCAATCCGCTCACCGGCATGACCGGCGGATCGGCCCCCGCAAGCGACAATCTCGGCACGCTCAAGCCCGATGCGGCAATGGGTTCGGCGGAGCTGGTGCCCGCCGCGATCGGAGCGCGCTGCGATGCCTCGGGCATACTGCGGATCGGCGAGGCGCCCGATCTCGGCCCGGGCGTCCTGCCGGGCGGAAATTACCACGTGTACGACATCCCGCTGTTCTGGAAGAACTTGCAGGAAGACGTGATCAGGCGGGTCAAGGCGTGGTCGACGGCCCGATCGTAACCGACAACCGGCTCGATTTCGGCGATGCGCTGGCCGATGGCGGCGCGCTGCTGGGGCTCGATGTGGGAACCAAGACTGTGGGCGTCGCCACCTGCGATGCCGGCTGGCGCTTTGCCACAGCCGGCAAGACGCTCCAGCGGGGCAAGTTCACGCAGGACAGCGGCAAGCTGCGCGAGCTAGTGCGCGAACGCTCGATCAAGGGCGTCGTCATCGGCCTGCCGCGCAACATGGACGGCAGCGAGGGCCCGCGTGCGCAGGCCAGCCGCGCCTATGCCCGAAATATCGCGGCGGCGCTGGACTTGCCTGTGCTGCTGTGGGACGAACGCTGGTCGACCGCGAGTGCGGAGGCAGCGATGATCGGCCAGGACATGAGCCGGTCCAAGCGGGCCGAACGCATCGATGCCCATGCGGCAGCGGTCATCCTGCAGGGTGCCATAGACGCGCTCGCAGGAGGAGGCTTTTAAAGGGGGGCAGGGTCGCAAATGCTGGGATTGTTCGACGTGTTCGACGTCTACGTCGGCGGCGGGGAAATTCGCCGCACGAGAGTGCAAAGGGCAGCGAGGCTGATCGGCCTCGCCTTCATCGCCTTCCTGTTCATCGTCACATTGCTGGTTCTCTGGTAGCTTCTTCGAGAGCCGCACGCCTGCGCGCGGCCTCTTTCGCCACCATTACGCTGCCTGCGTTTTCCGCTTCGCGCCACAGCGCGTCGCGTCCGGCCAAGCCCAGCAGTCCCGCTCGCGCTTCGTAGCTGGCCAGTCGCATCCGGTCGCTCGGATGCGCGTGGCCGGCCCATTCGGCGAAATCGAGCGCGTCCTCTCCGCCCAGACCCACCGCACACCGCAGGAAGCATTCTGTCGAAGTCGGGTTGAGGATGCCTGTCACCGCATTGCTGTCGAGGTCGAAGCCATACTGGTCATACCAGCCCTGCGCAGGGTCGATATGCATGACGTTGAGCGAGACCGAGAGGCTTTCGGGCGGCAATTGCGCGTGGACGTCGAGGTGGGCGCGGTACAGCATCAGCTTGCCCGTCTCCAGCGCGGACCGTTCGACGAACCGCAGCCCCGCATTCTCGCCGCGATAGCCCGCCACGGCCTCGTAATCGTACTCGTAATAGTCGCTAAGGTAGCCCGGCCCGAAGTAGCCCGCGGTCAGGAAGCTGAAATTGTGGTCGTGCGGGATGCCGTAGACGAACGTTTTCGCACCGCTCGCCCGGAAACAGGCCTCGTCCTCGCTGGGCCAGATATTCGCGCGCAGGAAGTGGCCACCGCGATTGGGCGACAAGACAATCGATTGCGGGCCATAGCCGCTATCGCTCCCTCCCTCGCGGTGGCGGTTCTGGAGCTGGGCAATCAGCAGGTCGCCGAGGAAGTCCCGGTCGTTGGCCAGCTTCTTGAGAGCACTGGCCGCATTGGCGAGGCTGTCCTCGTCGCCGGGGTCGAAGCCGCAGCCCAGCTGGTCTAGGCAGGCTTCGAGACCGTGGGCAGTCGTGTCGTCGTTTTCGATCAGGCGGGGCATGGCAGTTCCTCGATGGTTGCGAGGGCGGGATAGGTTTCGACAAGCTGGGCGCGCAGCGCGCCTGCCGAGGCCGAGAGCGGATCGGCAGGATCGCGGGCAAGCGCGCCAAGGGCCAAGAAGCCGGCTGCGGTATCGAGCGCAAGGCACTCGCGCAGCGCCTGCCAGCGGATATGCTCGCTTCCTTCACGGGTCATCGCGGCCATGACCGGAGCAGCATCGCTGCGGCCCATCCGGCCCAGCAGTGCGAGCATCATTTCGTGGCGGCTTTCGCTACGCGAGCCGCTGGCGCGATGGACGAGGCGGCCATCGTCGAGCGAGTATTCGCGTGCCTCGCAGGGCACCGCATCGCTCCGGGCAAGGCGAAGGACGACCAGCGAACCGTGCACCCTGCGAACCGATTTCGTCCGGGCGGGACCGGCGAATTGCAGCACGTCTCCGGCGGCAATGCACCGCGCGCTGCAATCGATCGCCGCTTGCCCGCCCCGTTCCTCCAGCAATTCGAGCGAGAGGATGTCGGCAGCCCCGGCCAGTACCGCCTCATGCCGTTCGCCGCCCGCAAAGCAGGCCGATGCGGGTGGCTCGGCGCCGGTATCGGCGTAGGCCAGCAAGGTCAGCGTGGCGCGCCCCGATTGGGCAAGCTGCAGCACGCTCATCCCGTCGGAGTGCTGGTGCCGCAAGGGAACCTGGCCGAGCGGATGCTCGCGAAGCCCTGCGAGCAGGTCGTCGACCAGCGAGCCAAGAAATTCGGTCGCATCGGCACACCCATCGAACAGCGCGCCCAGCGCTGGGCAATCGTCCAGGGCAGCGCCATCGCCATATCGCGCGAGCTCCCCGAGCACCTCGGCCGCCGGGCCGTCGCGCCAGGCATCGCGCGCTGCCTCCAGCGCTTCCTGCGCATTGCGCTGCGAGGCGGCATCGCCCCGCAGCGCGCGCAATTCCGGACTGATCCGCATTGCGTTGTCCTGGCCCTAGACCAGCGCTTCCGGCGGGACGAGTTCGTAGAGATAGACCATGATGACGACGATCCGGTCGTCCACGCTCGGTCCGCTGCCTGCCGACAGGCTGCCGAACAGGCCGGTTGCTGTCTCGAGGCCAGGCAGGCTGGCGATGTCGATCTTGGGTAATTCCATTGTTGTGACCCCTTGCGCGCGGGCCGGCAGAATTGCCCTTCCCTCCATTCGCGCGCCCCACGGCTGGAGGCTCGGGGGCAAAGGATCGAATTAAAAGATTGTAATCGGCGGGAACCGGTGGCTATCGCGCCCCCGACCATGAGCGACACGCCGCGTTTCGATCCCAAGGCTGCAACGCCTTTCCTGACCAGTCGGGGCCATTCCGGTTGGCTGGGCCTGAAATATTCCTCCCATGGTGAAGACTGGGTTGAACTGGAGCTACCGTGGCGCACGGACCTATTGGGCGAGGAAGGGCAGCATGTGCTGGCTTCCGGCCCGATCCTCAGTTTGATGGACATGGCCAGCGGGCTTGCCATCTGGAAGGCGATGGATCGGTTCGAGCCGATCGCCACGCTGGACTTGCGGGTCGATTACGTGCGTCCGGCGCGCGAAGGCGCGGCGGTTTTCGGGCGGTCCCAATGTTACCGCGTAACCCGCAGCGCCGCTTTCGTGCGCGGCCTTGCCCATGACGGCGATGCGGATGATCCGGTAGCGCACATCCAGGCGGTTTTCATGAAGATCGGCGGCAAGGACGCGCGGGGGGTCCCCAATGGCCAATGAGCCCGGCGATCTCGGCGTGCTGACGCCCTACGCCCGCTCGCTCGGCATCGAGCTGGCTCATTGGGACGAGGGTATGCCCGTGATGCGCGTCGCCTTCGACGAAGCGGTCGAAGGTCGGCCCGAGCATTACCACGGCGGGGCCACGGGGGGCCTGCTGGAAACGGCGGGCTATGCCGCGCTCCGCGCCGAACTGGCCCGCAGCGGGCGTGAGGCCATGCTCAAGCCGATCAACATCACGGTGCAATACTTGTCCGCGGGCAAGAGCCGCGAGAGCTTTGCGCGTGGCCGCATCACCAAGCTTGGGCGCCGCAGCGCCAATATCACCGTGGAAGCTTGGCAGGACGACCCCTCGCGGCCCATCGCCACGGCAGTCATGAACGTGCTTATGGCGGATAGCGAAGGCTAGTTCGCCGGCTCCAGCTGGCCCTGGCGCTCCAGTTCGCGCCGGAGCACTTCGTTGCGCTGTTCCTCTGCCCTGCGCCGCGCTTCCTCGATCGCCTCTTCGGAGATTGCGACGCCTTCCTCGCCCAGCCGGATATCGACGGGGACGCCATCGATTTGGGTGGAGAACACGGCCTCGCCATCGCGGATGCGCAGGCGCGAATTGCCATCGCCCAGCGGGATATCGTCGAGATTGGGCACATCGAGCGGCTCGACCGGACCGCCGGGATCCTCGCTGGCACGCGGCCCCGGCCTGTCGCCGCCCGCCCCCGAGCCAAGCGCCTGCGTCATGAAATCGCGCCAGATGCGCGCGGGCAGGCCGCCACCCGAAATACCGTTCAGGGGCGAGTTGTCGTCATTACCGATCCAAACGCCGACCACCAGGTCGCCTGCATAGCCCACGAACAGCGCATCGCGGTTGTCCTGCGTGGTGCCGGTTTTGCCGAAATTGGCGACCGACAGCATCGCCGCAGAGCCGGTACCGCGATTGATCGCCGCGCGCAGCAGCCGCTGCATGTCCTCGTGCACCCTGCTCGGCAAGGTGGAGGGACCGTCGACCAGCCATTCGAACCAGCTCTGCTCCGGCGCGGCGAATGCGCGCGGCTCGACCGGATAGGCATTGGCGGCGACGCCTGCATAGGCAGCGGTGAGTTCGAGCAGGGTCATGGTCGAGGTGCCCAGCGCCATGCTGGGATCGCCCTCGGCCAGCGGCGCGGTGATGCCGAAATCGCGTGCCGTCTCGATCACCTTGTCGCTGCCGACCTCGCCCAGCAGGCGGACGGCGGCGACGTTGCTCGACTGGGCAAAGGCATCTTCCAGCGTCAGGCTTTCCGAATAGCGTCCCCGCGAATTCTTGGGGCGGTAGCTGCCTTGCGTGATCTCGGTATTGTCGATCCGGTCGCCCGGTTCCCACCCATCGCGCAGGGCGGCAAGATAGACGAACAGCTTGAACGTCGAACCCGGCTGGCGCTTGGCCTGCGTCGCGCGGTTGAACGGCGATTTCTCGTAATCCTTGCCGCCGATCATCGCCACGACCTCACCATTGGGACGCATGGCGACCAGCGCCACCTGTGCCCCGCCCAGCGGAGCGCGCGAGGTCACGCGGCGGGCAATGTTCTGGAGGCGGCTGTCGAGCGTGGTGGTAAGCGTCTGGCGGGAATAGCCGGTTTCCGACAGCTTGCGCGCTTCGGGCAGCGCCCAGTCGGCGAAATAGGTGCCGGTGGGAAGGTCGCTCTTCATGCGAACATCGAGAGCGGGTGGCCGCATGGCGCGCGCCTCGCCCTCGGTTATGTAGCCGGCGGCGACCATCGACTGGACGACCAGTCCCATGCGCTTGGCCGCGCGGTCGTAGTGCTTGGTCGGCGCATAGGCGCTGGGGGCCTGCAGCAGGCCGGCGAGCATGGCTGCCTGGTTGGGCCGCAGGTTTTCCGGCTGGCGATAAAAGTAATGCAGGCTTGCCGCCCGCAATCCATACACATTGTCGCCGAAATAGGCGTTCGACAGGTAACGTTCGAGAATCTCGTCCTTGGTCAGCCAGGCCTCCAGCCAGAAGGCGATCATCGCCTCGCGCGCCTTGCGGGTCAGCGTGCGTTCGGGAGTAAGGAAGGTGAACTTGGCGAGCTGCTGGGTGATCGTGCTGCCGCCGCCGGTACCGGTGAAGGCAGCGCGGGCGATGCCGCGCGGGTCGATACCCCAGTGATCGTAGAAGCGCCGGTCCTCGATCGCCAGGAAGGCCTCGACCACGTGCGGCGGCAATTGCGAGACATCGACCGGCTCGTCCGTGATCGCGCCGTTGCGCGCAATCGGGGTCCCATCGGCGGCCAGAAGCGTGATTTGTGGCGGCGCAATTGGTTCAAGCGATTTCGACAGCGGTGCCGTGATGGCAAGCCAGCCAACCAGCAGGATGAACAGCCCGATCAGCCCGGCAACGATCCGGACCACCCACCAGCGTTTCCTGCGGTCGCGCCAGTAATCGCGCTGCCAGGGGCGCAGGCGTTCCTTTTCCTGGCGGGCAACCGCGCTGTCGAGATCGTCCCAGCGCGCTTCCCAGGCATCATCGTCGAAACCGTCGTGGATCGAATAGAAACCGCGGTGCCCCTGCACCTCGGGTTCTGCCCGTCGCCTGCGAAAGATGGAATCGAGAACGCCCATTGCCTACTGTGTTATCAGGTCAACACAGCTATTCATAGTGGCTTGAAGATTAACTCTTCCCGACCACGCTTTCGGGCAGGTCTTCGCCGAACACGCGCTGGTAGTATTCGGCCACCAGCATGCGCTCTTCCTCGTCGCACTTGTTGAGGAAGGAAAGGCGGAAGGCAAAGCCCACGTCCTTGAAGATGGCGTAGTTCTGCGCCCAGGTGATCACTGTGCGCGGGCTCATCACGGTCGAGATATCGCCGTTGATGAAGCCCTGCCGCGACAGGTCGGCGACCTTGATCATGTTGGCAAGGATCTTGGGATCGATGTCGGGGTTCTTCGCCTCGACGATCTTCTGCTCGGTCTCGGCGGGCAAATAGTTGAGGCCGACCACGATGTTCCAGCGGTCCATCTGCCCCTGGTTGATGGCCTGCGTCCCGTGGTAAAGTCCGCTGGTATCACCGAGGCCGACCGTGTTGGCGGTGGCGAACAGGCGGAAGTTCGGGTCCGGGCGGATCACTCGGTTCTGGTCGAGCAGGGTCAGCTTGCCCTGCTGTTCGAGAACGCGCTGGATCACGAACATCACGTCCGGGCGGCCCGCGTCATATTCGTCGAACACCAGCGCGACCGGGTGCTGCAGCGCCCACGGTAGCAGGCCTTCGCGGAATTCGGTCACCTGCAAGCCGTCGCGCAGCACGATGGCATCGCGGCCGACAAGGTCGATACGGCTGATGTGGGCATCGAGGTTGATGCGGATGCACGGCCAGTTGAGGCGCGCGGCGACCTGTTCGATGTGGGTCGACTTGCCGGTGCCGTGATAGCCCTGCACCATCACGCGGCGGTCGTGCGCAAAGCCGGCGAGGATGGCGAGCGTGGTGTCCGGATCGAACACGTAGCTTTCGTCGAGATCGGGCGTGCGTTCGTCGGGCTTTGAAAAGGCGGGGACTTTCCAGTCGATGTCGATGCCGAACGTCTCGCGGACGTCGACTTCAATATCGGGTGCGGGAAGGACGGTCCTGGCGGCCGCGTCGAAGGTCTTGTCGGTCATCTCGTTCATCGCATGGGCGAGGTAGGGATTTATCTCCGCCGAGCCAAGCCTATAATGGGTCGCGATGCCGCAAGAACCTCTATCCGAGCGTCTTCGCCTGAAACTGGTCGATCGCGTGCGCGGCGTGTTCAACGATATCGAGGGCGGCGAACAGCCGGTGCCGGTGTCGGACGAGGCCCTGTTCGAGAAGAATTCGCCCATCCGCATGGTCCACGCCGATATCGTGGCGATGATGGTCGGCGGGATCAGGAGCCTGCTGCTGCAGATGCTTCATCCCCATGCGCTGCAGGGCGTGCTCGACCATTCCAATTTCCGCGAGGACATGCACGGGCGCCTGCGCCGCACGGCCCGCTTCATCGCGGTCACCACTTTCGGCCACCGCGACGATGCGCAGGCGGCGATCGAGCGGGTCAACCGGATCCACGCAGCGGTCGGCGGAACCCTGCCCGACGGCACGCGCTACGAGGCGTCCGATCCGCGCACATTGGCCTGGGTCCACGTGGCCGAGGCGACCAGCTTCCTTGCCGCATACCTGCGCCACGTGCGCCCCGACATGCCTGGGCACGAACAGGACGAATATTACCGCCAGTTCGCCGTCATCGCCCGCGCGTTGGGCGCGGACCCCGTCCCGCTCGACCGGCGCGAGGCGGAGGTGCTGTTCCGCGAGCTGCGCGGCGATTTGCGTGCTTCGGCGCAAGCTCGCGAGATGGCGCAGCTGGTGCTGACACAAAAGCCCGAAGGCTCGCCGCCCGCAGTCCAGGCCCTGCTCGGCGCTGAGGCGGTGGCACTGCTGCCACCCTTCGCCCGCTCGATGCTGGGGCTCGAGCGCCCGGGCCTTGCCGCGATCCCCGCACGTGCTGCGACCTGGGGCATGGGCAAGACGCTGCGATGGGCCTTCCGCCAGAATTGATGCCGCATTCCAGAATGTTGCTGCTACGCTGCCGGCGAGAGGAGAGTGCCGGTGTATGTGAACGGATTTGTGCTCGCCGTCCCAGCTGACAAGAAGGATGCCTATCGCGAGGTCGCCGAGAAGTTCTGGGACATCG
This genomic interval carries:
- a CDS encoding DUF3089 domain-containing protein; this encodes MARKFLYLIAIIITVIVVGAIGLAIYGRELTDMAFVPRGEFVEQEALAANAYEDPAMWYSRPGIGTDDPARYQPAVAETPPDPATRTPSPEAPAAEQSVGSPDFLETVGSRRGDPARTGEVPGFAVFFVPPTSYTKGALGDWNAPLDDPETDTLARTFLRGLASPFNRADEIWAPKYRQASVGAFLSEKPDAEMAIDAAYADVAQAFDYFLESVGDDKPIVLAGHSQGSVHVLRLLREKLAGTPAEKRIAAVYAPGWPISVEHDLPALPIPACAAPGQAGCLISFASFADDGDPGQLLQRYSSLPGLDGEPRGPEDPILCVNPLTGMTGGSAPASDNLGTLKPDAAMGSAELVPAAIGARCDASGILRIGEAPDLGPGVLPGGNYHVYDIPLFWKNLQEDVIRRVKAWSTARS
- the ruvX gene encoding Holliday junction resolvase RuvX, with protein sequence MVDGPIVTDNRLDFGDALADGGALLGLDVGTKTVGVATCDAGWRFATAGKTLQRGKFTQDSGKLRELVRERSIKGVVIGLPRNMDGSEGPRAQASRAYARNIAAALDLPVLLWDERWSTASAEAAMIGQDMSRSKRAERIDAHAAAVILQGAIDALAGGGF
- a CDS encoding transposase, with protein sequence MPRLIENDDTTAHGLEACLDQLGCGFDPGDEDSLANAASALKKLANDRDFLGDLLIAQLQNRHREGGSDSGYGPQSIVLSPNRGGHFLRANIWPSEDEACFRASGAKTFVYGIPHDHNFSFLTAGYFGPGYLSDYYEYDYEAVAGYRGENAGLRFVERSALETGKLMLYRAHLDVHAQLPPESLSVSLNVMHIDPAQGWYDQYGFDLDSNAVTGILNPTSTECFLRCAVGLGGEDALDFAEWAGHAHPSDRMRLASYEARAGLLGLAGRDALWREAENAGSVMVAKEAARRRAALEEATREPAM
- a CDS encoding PaaI family thioesterase, whose translation is MSDTPRFDPKAATPFLTSRGHSGWLGLKYSSHGEDWVELELPWRTDLLGEEGQHVLASGPILSLMDMASGLAIWKAMDRFEPIATLDLRVDYVRPAREGAAVFGRSQCYRVTRSAAFVRGLAHDGDADDPVAHIQAVFMKIGGKDARGVPNGQ
- a CDS encoding PaaI family thioesterase yields the protein MANEPGDLGVLTPYARSLGIELAHWDEGMPVMRVAFDEAVEGRPEHYHGGATGGLLETAGYAALRAELARSGREAMLKPINITVQYLSAGKSRESFARGRITKLGRRSANITVEAWQDDPSRPIATAVMNVLMADSEG
- a CDS encoding transglycosylase domain-containing protein; translation: MGVLDSIFRRRRAEPEVQGHRGFYSIHDGFDDDAWEARWDDLDSAVARQEKERLRPWQRDYWRDRRKRWWVVRIVAGLIGLFILLVGWLAITAPLSKSLEPIAPPQITLLAADGTPIARNGAITDEPVDVSQLPPHVVEAFLAIEDRRFYDHWGIDPRGIARAAFTGTGGGSTITQQLAKFTFLTPERTLTRKAREAMIAFWLEAWLTKDEILERYLSNAYFGDNVYGLRAASLHYFYRQPENLRPNQAAMLAGLLQAPSAYAPTKHYDRAAKRMGLVVQSMVAAGYITEGEARAMRPPALDVRMKSDLPTGTYFADWALPEARKLSETGYSRQTLTTTLDSRLQNIARRVTSRAPLGGAQVALVAMRPNGEVVAMIGGKDYEKSPFNRATQAKRQPGSTFKLFVYLAALRDGWEPGDRIDNTEITQGSYRPKNSRGRYSESLTLEDAFAQSSNVAAVRLLGEVGSDKVIETARDFGITAPLAEGDPSMALGTSTMTLLELTAAYAGVAANAYPVEPRAFAAPEQSWFEWLVDGPSTLPSRVHEDMQRLLRAAINRGTGSAAMLSVANFGKTGTTQDNRDALFVGYAGDLVVGVWIGNDDNSPLNGISGGGLPARIWRDFMTQALGSGAGGDRPGPRASEDPGGPVEPLDVPNLDDIPLGDGNSRLRIRDGEAVFSTQIDGVPVDIRLGEEGVAISEEAIEEARRRAEEQRNEVLRRELERQGQLEPAN
- a CDS encoding AAA family ATPase; translation: MNEMTDKTFDAAARTVLPAPDIEVDVRETFGIDIDWKVPAFSKPDERTPDLDESYVFDPDTTLAILAGFAHDRRVMVQGYHGTGKSTHIEQVAARLNWPCIRINLDAHISRIDLVGRDAIVLRDGLQVTEFREGLLPWALQHPVALVFDEYDAGRPDVMFVIQRVLEQQGKLTLLDQNRVIRPDPNFRLFATANTVGLGDTSGLYHGTQAINQGQMDRWNIVVGLNYLPAETEQKIVEAKNPDIDPKILANMIKVADLSRQGFINGDISTVMSPRTVITWAQNYAIFKDVGFAFRLSFLNKCDEEERMLVAEYYQRVFGEDLPESVVGKS
- a CDS encoding oxygenase MpaB family protein; the encoded protein is MPQEPLSERLRLKLVDRVRGVFNDIEGGEQPVPVSDEALFEKNSPIRMVHADIVAMMVGGIRSLLLQMLHPHALQGVLDHSNFREDMHGRLRRTARFIAVTTFGHRDDAQAAIERVNRIHAAVGGTLPDGTRYEASDPRTLAWVHVAEATSFLAAYLRHVRPDMPGHEQDEYYRQFAVIARALGADPVPLDRREAEVLFRELRGDLRASAQAREMAQLVLTQKPEGSPPAVQALLGAEAVALLPPFARSMLGLERPGLAAIPARAATWGMGKTLRWAFRQN